In one window of Nomascus leucogenys isolate Asia chromosome 1a, Asia_NLE_v1, whole genome shotgun sequence DNA:
- the LOC115835086 gene encoding uncharacterized protein LOC115835086 → MGGIFVRYLKQSRENKAGLCAARRPGSWEPPAPEHCAGRGECACARRPGSSGSGPAFTPAELPGGHKKAKGFLCDIILARSSLTNLDLQVSMATAAGHHWHQIVSLKGHTAARADKQFRGNSHVAISFLNVGWLVRMM, encoded by the exons ATGGGGGGAATATTCGTCAGATATTTAAAACAGAGCCGAGAGAACAAAGCAGGCCTTTGTGCAGCAAGGCGGCCTGGGAGCTGGGAGCCGCCGGCCCCCGAGCACTGTGCTGGGCGAGGAGAATGCGCATGCGCGCGGCGACCTGGGAGCTCGGGTTCCGGGCCGGCTTTTACCCCCG cTGAATTACCTGGTGGTCACAAGAAAGCAAAGGGATTTTTATGTGACATCATCTTGGCAAGAAGCTCCCTTACCAACCTTGACCTCCAGGTCTCCATGGCAACTGCTGCTGGACATCATTGGCACCAGATTGTGTCCCTTAAAGGCCACACTGCAGCAAGGGCAGATAAACAATTTCGTGGCAACAGTCACGTAGCAATCTCATTCTTAAATGTGGGCTGGTTAGTTAGGATGATGTAA